In Mycolicibacterium alvei, a single window of DNA contains:
- a CDS encoding DUF4233 domain-containing protein: MAGTLILEAIVVLLALPVVGVSNAGLTWTSGGFVIGLAVVLILMSGLQGRPWAIWANLGIQLVVIAGALIHGAIGFIGVIFAVVWLLIVYLRGEVKRRQDRGLLPGQQPPGE, from the coding sequence ATGGCAGGCACGTTGATCCTGGAAGCCATCGTGGTACTTCTGGCCCTACCTGTGGTGGGTGTCAGTAACGCCGGGCTGACCTGGACGTCGGGCGGATTTGTGATCGGTCTGGCCGTCGTGTTGATCCTGATGTCGGGGCTGCAGGGCCGGCCCTGGGCCATCTGGGCGAACCTGGGTATCCAACTGGTAGTGATCGCCGGGGCGCTCATCCATGGGGCGATCGGCTTCATCGGTGTGATCTTCGCCGTGGTCTGGCTGTTGATCGTGTACCTGCGGGGTGAGGTCAAACGCAGGCAGGATCGGGGTCTGCTGCCCGGTCAGCAGCCGCCCGGCGAATAG
- a CDS encoding transglycosylase family protein gives MKNIRKTFGLGIIAGALAVAPVALGAGTANADSVNWDAVAACESGGNWAINTGNGYYGGLQFNLGTWRSNGGAGMPHQASRSEQIRVAENVLRSQGIGAWPSCGRRG, from the coding sequence GTGAAGAACATCCGCAAGACGTTTGGCCTGGGCATCATCGCCGGAGCGCTCGCTGTGGCTCCTGTGGCACTGGGTGCCGGCACCGCCAATGCGGACAGCGTCAACTGGGACGCCGTCGCTGCCTGTGAGTCGGGCGGCAACTGGGCGATCAACACCGGTAACGGGTACTACGGTGGCCTCCAGTTCAACCTCGGCACCTGGCGCTCCAACGGTGGGGCCGGCATGCCTCATCAGGCCTCGCGCTCGGAGCAGATCCGGGTCGCCGAGAACGTGCTGCGCAGCCAGGGCATCGGTGCCTGGCCGTCGTGCGGTCGGCGCGGCTAG
- a CDS encoding valine--tRNA ligase, with protein sequence MGAFACASFLEWLGDSHPDNRADALPKSWDPAAVEADLYQGWVDAGYFTADPASEKPPYSIVLPPPNVTGSLHMGHALDHTLMDALTRRKRMQGFEVLWLPGMDHAGIATQTVVEKQLAAEGLSRQGMGRERFVEKVWDWKHESGGTIGGQMRRLGDGVDWSRDRFTMDEGLSRAVRTIFKRLFDAGLIYQAERLVNWSPVLETAISDLEVKYEDVEGELVSFRYGSMNDDEPHIVVATTRVETMLGDTAIAVHPDDERYRDLVGKTLPHPFADHEMIVVADTHVDPEFGTGAVKVTPAHDPNDFEIGMRHQLPMPTIMDAKGRIADTGTQFDGMDRFEARVKIREVLAEQGRIVAEKRPYLHSVGHSERSGEPIEPRLSLQWWVKVDGLAKAAGDAVRNGDTVIHPPSLEPRWFAWVDNMHDWCISRQLWWGHRIPIWHGPNGETVCVGPDETPPAGWEQDPDVLDTWFSSALWPFSTLGWPDHTPELAKFYPTSVLVTGYDILFFWVARMMMFGTFVADDPAITFDGARAPQVPFENVFLHGLIRDEFGRKMSKSRGNGIDPLDWVEKFGADALRFTLARGASPGGDLSIGEDHARASRNFATKLFNATRFALMNGAAPAPLPAVSDLTDADRWILGRLEEVRAEVDSALDSYEFSRACESLYHFAWDEFCDWYVELAKVQLGSQKEPGVSHTTAVLAAVLDALLKLLHPVMPFVTETLWKTLTDGESIVIARWPEPSGIALDPVAAQHIADMQKLITEVRRFRSDQGLADRQRVPARLTAIAEAGLTEQLPAVTALAWLTDAGDGFTPSASVEVRLAQATVLVEVDTSGTVDVAAERRRLEKDLAAAQKELATTTAKLGNEAFLAKAPENVVDKIRDRQQLAGEEVERINARLAALK encoded by the coding sequence ATCGGGGCTTTCGCGTGTGCGTCCTTCTTAGAATGGCTCGGTGACTCCCACCCTGACAACCGTGCCGATGCCCTACCCAAATCCTGGGATCCGGCTGCGGTAGAAGCCGACCTGTACCAGGGCTGGGTGGATGCCGGATACTTCACCGCCGATCCGGCCAGCGAAAAGCCGCCGTACTCGATCGTGCTGCCACCGCCCAATGTGACCGGCAGCCTGCACATGGGCCACGCGCTCGACCACACCCTGATGGACGCCCTGACCCGCCGCAAGCGGATGCAGGGCTTCGAGGTGCTGTGGCTGCCCGGCATGGACCACGCCGGCATCGCGACCCAGACCGTGGTGGAAAAGCAGCTCGCCGCTGAGGGGCTGAGCCGGCAAGGCATGGGCCGCGAACGCTTCGTCGAGAAGGTCTGGGACTGGAAGCACGAGTCCGGCGGCACCATCGGCGGGCAGATGCGCCGCCTCGGTGACGGTGTGGACTGGAGCCGCGACCGCTTCACCATGGACGAGGGTCTGTCGCGTGCCGTGCGCACGATCTTCAAAAGGCTCTTCGATGCGGGGCTGATCTACCAGGCCGAGCGGTTGGTCAACTGGTCGCCGGTGCTGGAGACGGCGATCAGCGACCTCGAGGTCAAGTACGAAGACGTCGAGGGCGAGCTGGTCTCGTTCCGCTACGGCTCGATGAACGACGACGAGCCCCACATCGTGGTGGCCACCACCCGGGTGGAGACGATGCTCGGTGACACCGCGATCGCCGTGCACCCCGACGACGAGCGCTATCGCGACCTGGTCGGCAAGACCCTGCCGCATCCATTTGCCGACCACGAGATGATCGTGGTCGCCGACACCCACGTCGATCCCGAATTCGGTACCGGCGCAGTCAAAGTCACCCCAGCCCACGATCCGAACGACTTCGAGATCGGCATGCGCCACCAGCTGCCGATGCCGACGATCATGGATGCCAAAGGCCGGATCGCCGACACCGGAACACAATTCGACGGGATGGACCGGTTCGAGGCCCGGGTCAAGATCCGCGAGGTGCTGGCCGAGCAGGGCCGGATCGTCGCCGAGAAGCGGCCGTACCTGCACAGCGTCGGACACTCCGAGCGCAGCGGCGAGCCCATCGAGCCGCGGCTGTCCCTGCAGTGGTGGGTCAAGGTGGACGGTCTGGCCAAGGCGGCGGGCGATGCGGTGCGCAACGGCGACACCGTCATTCACCCGCCGAGCCTGGAGCCGCGGTGGTTCGCCTGGGTGGACAACATGCACGACTGGTGCATTTCCCGGCAGCTGTGGTGGGGTCACCGGATTCCGATCTGGCACGGACCGAACGGCGAGACCGTGTGCGTCGGCCCCGACGAGACCCCGCCGGCAGGCTGGGAGCAGGACCCCGACGTCCTCGACACCTGGTTCTCCTCGGCGCTGTGGCCGTTCTCGACCTTGGGCTGGCCCGACCACACGCCCGAGTTGGCCAAGTTCTATCCGACCTCGGTGCTGGTCACCGGCTACGACATCCTGTTCTTCTGGGTGGCCCGGATGATGATGTTCGGTACCTTCGTCGCCGACGATCCGGCGATCACGTTCGACGGTGCCCGCGCCCCGCAGGTGCCGTTCGAGAATGTGTTCCTGCACGGGCTGATCCGCGACGAGTTCGGCCGCAAGATGAGCAAGTCGCGCGGCAACGGCATCGACCCGCTGGACTGGGTGGAGAAGTTCGGCGCCGACGCACTGCGATTCACCCTGGCACGTGGGGCGAGCCCCGGCGGCGATCTGTCCATCGGTGAGGACCACGCTCGTGCGTCGCGCAACTTCGCCACCAAGCTGTTCAATGCGACCCGCTTCGCGTTGATGAACGGTGCCGCACCCGCTCCGTTGCCCGCTGTGAGCGACCTGACCGACGCCGACCGCTGGATCCTCGGCCGCCTGGAAGAGGTCCGGGCCGAGGTGGATTCGGCACTCGACAGCTACGAGTTCAGCCGGGCCTGCGAATCGCTGTACCACTTCGCCTGGGACGAGTTCTGCGACTGGTACGTGGAGCTGGCCAAGGTGCAGTTGGGCAGCCAGAAAGAACCAGGCGTCTCTCACACGACAGCGGTGTTGGCGGCAGTGCTCGACGCTCTGCTCAAACTGCTGCACCCGGTCATGCCGTTCGTCACCGAGACGCTGTGGAAGACGCTCACCGACGGCGAATCCATCGTGATCGCGCGGTGGCCGGAGCCGTCGGGTATTGCGCTCGATCCGGTTGCGGCACAACACATTGCCGATATGCAGAAGCTGATCACCGAGGTGCGCCGCTTCCGTAGCGACCAGGGCCTGGCCGACCGGCAGCGGGTTCCGGCCCGGCTGACGGCGATCGCCGAGGCCGGCCTGACCGAGCAACTGCCCGCGGTCACCGCGCTGGCCTGGCTGACCGACGCCGGTGACGGGTTCACCCCGTCGGCCTCGGTCGAGGTGCGTCTGGCGCAGGCCACGGTGCTCGTCGAGGTGGACACCTCGGGCACCGTCGATGTCGCGGCCGAACGACGCCGGCTGGAGAAGGACCTGGCCGCGGCGCAGAAGGAACTCGCGACCACGACGGCCAAGCTCGGCAACGAGGCGTTTCTGGCCAAGGCGCCCGAGAACGTCGTCGACAAGATCCGTGACCGTCAGCAGTTGGCCGGCGAAGAGGTCGAGCGGATCAATGCACGCCTGGCAGCCCTCAAGTGA
- a CDS encoding transglycosylase family protein: protein MTIRRMLNRAFWLIAVSAGLMLTPLLGATATAGADTVNWDAIADCESGGNWSINTGNGHYGGLQFKPATWASNGGIGSPASASREEQIRVAENVLATQGIGAWPKCGARGGTPAGWAAPAASTGCQAVRPGAVLGIFDLRRICTTFLDPLTAFGVPR from the coding sequence ATGACCATAAGAAGGATGTTGAACAGGGCGTTCTGGCTTATCGCAGTGTCGGCCGGGCTCATGCTCACACCCCTGTTGGGGGCCACGGCGACTGCCGGTGCGGACACGGTGAACTGGGATGCGATCGCCGACTGCGAGTCGGGCGGTAACTGGTCCATCAACACCGGCAACGGCCACTACGGCGGTCTGCAGTTCAAACCGGCAACCTGGGCCTCGAATGGCGGAATCGGATCGCCTGCCTCGGCGTCGCGTGAAGAGCAGATCCGCGTCGCCGAGAACGTCCTGGCCACCCAGGGGATCGGGGCCTGGCCGAAGTGCGGCGCCCGCGGTGGAACGCCGGCGGGCTGGGCGGCGCCCGCCGCGTCGACCGGCTGCCAGGCCGTGCGTCCCGGCGCGGTGCTGGGGATCTTCGACCTGCGGCGGATCTGCACGACCTTCCTGGACCCTTTGACCGCGTTCGGTGTGCCGCGCTGA
- a CDS encoding DUF937 domain-containing protein, whose product MAGLDDLFAQIPVADIANKLGADEGEVSNAIKTLIPALVGGVAENVQADSIDSSDLESAVSAQAASGLLDGGVSVDQVDAGKGNQIVSKIFGGNDSNQVASALAGTGAGGGDLIKRLLPILAPIVLAYIGKQFAQKNAAPAGEAQASGGGRDILGSILGGAAGGGAAANNPLGSILGSVLGGGGSQGNAIGEILGGLLGGKK is encoded by the coding sequence ATGGCCGGTCTCGACGATCTCTTCGCGCAGATCCCCGTGGCGGATATAGCCAATAAGCTCGGCGCCGATGAAGGCGAGGTGAGCAACGCCATCAAGACCTTGATTCCGGCTCTGGTCGGCGGCGTGGCCGAGAACGTACAGGCCGACAGCATCGACTCCAGCGATCTTGAGTCGGCCGTGTCCGCGCAGGCCGCCAGCGGACTGCTCGACGGTGGGGTGAGTGTCGACCAGGTCGACGCCGGCAAAGGCAACCAGATCGTCTCGAAGATCTTCGGCGGCAACGACAGCAACCAGGTCGCGTCGGCGTTGGCCGGTACGGGCGCCGGTGGCGGCGACCTGATCAAGAGGCTACTGCCGATCCTGGCGCCGATCGTGCTCGCCTACATCGGCAAGCAGTTCGCCCAGAAGAACGCCGCTCCGGCCGGAGAGGCGCAGGCTTCCGGCGGCGGCCGGGACATCCTCGGCAGCATCCTCGGCGGCGCAGCCGGTGGCGGTGCCGCCGCCAACAACCCGCTGGGCAGCATCCTGGGCAGCGTGCTCGGCGGCGGTGGCAGCCAGGGCAATGCCATCGGTGAGATCCTCGGCGGCCTGCTCGGCGGCAAGAAGTAG
- the ndk gene encoding nucleoside-diphosphate kinase, with the protein MTEQTLVLIKPDGVQRHLVGEILGRIERKGLTLAALELKNVSIELAKQHYAEHDGKPFFDSLLEFITSGPVVAAIVEGPRAIAAFRQIAGGTDPVEKAVPGTIRGDLALVTQDNLVHGSDSPESAAREIALWFPGEASAR; encoded by the coding sequence GTGACTGAGCAGACCCTTGTCTTGATTAAGCCCGACGGCGTGCAGCGCCACCTGGTCGGGGAGATCCTCGGCCGGATCGAGCGCAAGGGTCTGACCCTGGCGGCGCTCGAACTGAAGAACGTCAGCATCGAGCTGGCCAAGCAGCACTACGCCGAGCACGACGGCAAGCCGTTCTTCGATTCGCTGCTGGAGTTCATCACTTCCGGACCCGTCGTCGCCGCCATCGTGGAGGGTCCGCGGGCTATCGCGGCGTTCCGTCAGATCGCCGGTGGCACCGACCCGGTGGAGAAGGCTGTGCCCGGCACCATCCGCGGTGACCTGGCGCTTGTGACCCAGGACAACCTCGTGCACGGGTCGGATTCGCCGGAGTCGGCAGCCCGTGAGATCGCCCTGTGGTTTCCTGGCGAAGCCTCCGCCCGATAA